The Microbacterium luteum nucleotide sequence TGAGCGAGCGTCGTGACGTAGAAATGCCCCTCTGATCAGGAAGAATAGAGCTTGTCTAAGGCCCCTATTCACCCGATCCGAGAGGCATCTCGTAGATGCAATTCAAGCACGCTCCTGCTGGGGTGTCCGCGGTGTTCGACGATCCGAATCTCGTGTCGGCCGCGGGGCTGGTGCCGATGCTCCGTCTGGCGCGTTCCGCGGGGCTGGACGAGCTCGCGCGTGAGCGGTTGAGCGTCCCGGCGGACAAGGGCGCCAACGCGGGTGCGAAGGTGATGGCACTGGTCGCGGGCATGCTCGCCGGGGCGGACTCGATCGACGACATGAACCTGCTCCGCCATGGCGGAATTGGCCGGTTGTTCGACCGGACGTATGCGCCGTCGACGCTCGGGTCGTTCCTGCGGGAGTTCCGGTTCGGACACGTCCGCCAGCTCGACGCCGTCGCCTCCCGGGTGTTCGCGAATCTCGCTGTCAACGCGCCGCTGCTCCGAGCAGGCGATGGCGAGCGGGTGATGGTCGATCTTGACGACACGATCATCGAGGTCCACGGATACCAGAAGCAGGGCGCCGGTTTCGGATACTCCGGCGTCCGCGGCCTGAACGCCCTCCTCGCCACGGCATCGACCACCTCGTCGGCGCCGGTAATCCTCGGGCAGCGGCTGCGGCAAGGGAAGACCGGGTCCCCGAAGGGGGCCGCACGGATCGTCGGCGATGCTCTGGCGACCCTGCGCCGCACCGGTGTCGCCGCAGGGACTCGGCCGCTGCTGCGGGCGGACTCCGCGTTCTACGGACACGCGACCGTCGGCACCGCGATCACAGCCGGCGCCGACGTGTCGGTGACCGTCAGGATGGACCCCGCAGTGAAGGCCGCGATCGCGACCATCCCCGATGACGCGTGGACGATGATCGAGTACACCGACTCGATCCGTGACGAGACCACCGGGCAGCTGATCTCCAAAGCCGAAGTCGCCGAGGTCCCGTTCACTGCGTTCCGATCGAGGAAGAAGGCCGAACAGGTCGCAGGACGGTTGGTGGTGCGCCGGGTCCCCGACCTGAACCCGCGACAGGTGCAGCAGCCGACGCTGTTCGACGTCTGGCGGCATCACGCGTTCTTCACCACCACAGCGAAGGACGTGATGGACACGGTGGCCGCGGACAAGACGCACCGCGGTCACGCGATCATCGAGCAAGTCCACGCCGACCTCAAAGCGGGGCCGCTCGCGCACCTGCCCTCCGGGGTGTTCACCGCGAACAGCGCCTGGCTGGTGCTCGCCGTGATCGCGTTCAACCTCACCCGGACCGCTGGGGTCATCGCCGACCGGGTGGGACGGCTCGCGAGAGCAACGACCGCGACGATCCGCCGCACCCTGATCAACGTCCCCGCACGGCTGGCACGCTCCGCGCGCCGGATCACGCTCCACCTGCCCGAGGCCTGGCCCTGGGAGCACGCGTTCACACAACTCTTCAAGATCACGCACGCACCACCGCCAACGGTAACCACCTGACCATCGCCGCAACGCGGCACGACCGAGGACCACGTGGACGACCGGGATGCGACGCCCGGAACTCAACCCTGCCCTCGACACGTCACCGCGCACCGATCATGCCGCCCCGGCGCAACTACGGCTCATCGGTGGATCGAGGCTTAGGCGGGCGAATATCGCCGGCGTTTCATGCACTGTCCGGCACAGAATCCGAGCCCTCCGCTCCCGACCGGTGTGGCCGCGGCTGTAGCCGGAGTCGATGATGCGACATTCATTGCTCGGGATCACGGTTGGAACCTTTCGTTCACCTAGTCGGTGGCAAAAGAGCGGCATGCACCGTGAGTGGTCACAGGATCCCGCTGCGGGCAACGCGCATTGAGGGACGGTGGTGTTCCAACCGCTCCCGGGTGACACCGGTGTGATGTCGCAGCCGGCGGGAGGTCAGGGTAGGAGGTCGAGCATCGGGACTGCTGCACGGATAGGTGACGGTTCCTAGTCACGCCGCCAGTGCGACGGTCGTGTTCATGATGGTCTCGAACTCGATGGGCGTCAAACGGCCCAGGCGTGCCTGACGGCGTCGGCGGTGGTAGGTCCGTTCGATCCAGGTGACGATCGCGATGCGCAGCTGCTCGCGAGTGGTCCAGGAGCGCCGGTCGAGGACGTTCTTCTGCAGCAGCGCGAAGAAGCTTTCCATGGCCGCGTTGTCCCCGCTCGACCCGACCCGGCCCATGGATCCGACCAGGTGATGACGGGCCAGCGCACGCAGGAACTTCCGACTGCGAAATTGACCGGGTTCAACCGGTCGTTGCAACACCGGCTTGTTGGAGCAACAGTAGCTGCTCGTTGAAGGCTTCGGCGGGGGTCTTCCATCCGAGTGACTTGCGGGGCCTGGTGTTGAGGGCGTGAGCGACGGCTTCGATGTCTTCCGCGCTCCACCGGGCCAGGTCGGTGCCCTTGGGAAAGTACTGGCGTAGCAGGCCGTTGGTGTTCTCGTTGGTGCCGCGCTGCCAGGGCGACTGCGGATCGGCGAAGAACACCGGGATGCCGGTCTCGACCGTGAACGTTGCGTGAGCGGACATCTCCTTGCCGCGATCCCAGGTCAACGACCGTGCCAGTTGGGTGGGGAGTGTCGACATCGTGTTCGCCAGCGCGTTCTTCATCGTGATCGCGCCATAGCCAGCCAGGGCGGGACCATTCTTGGGTGTCTCCTTGTGCCGGTATCCCTCCTCGCGTGGGAGGTGGACGAGCATCGTGAACCTGGTCATGCGGTCGACGACGGTGCCGATCGCGGAACGCTCCAGCCCGATCAGCAGATCGCCTTCCCAATGGCCGGGAACAGCGCGGTCCTCAGCTTCAGGAGGGCGTTCGCTGATCAGGGTTCCGGGAGTGACGTGCGCCCACGTCTTACGACGTGAGCGTTCCCGCGGTGCGCGAAGCGCCCGGCCCGTGCGCAGACACCAGACGAGCTCGCGTTTGAGCGCGCCACGGCCCTGAATGTAGAGCGACTGGTAGATCGCTTCGTGGCTGATGCGCATGGACTCATCATCGGGGAAGTCGACCTTGAGTCGGTTGCTGATCTGCTCCGGACTCCACGCCGTCGACCACCCGCGATGCTTGCGGTGCGGCTTGTTGATCCCCGTGAACCGCGGCGGCTCGGGACCGACGATGATCTTGCCATCAGGTGTGGTGATCTGCCCGGATAGCCGCTCGTGGACGTAGGCATGCAACCGGGCGTTCGTGACCAGCTTCGCCGCCTTCGGACGCTTCGCGGCCATGTCAGCCTTCCACTGCGCGACCGATGCTCGATACCCGCGACTTCCGTAGCGGACGGCCGCATTCCGGCGCAGCTCACGGGAGATCGTCCCCGGGTCACGGCCTATAGTTCGGGCGATCTCGCGCACCCCGCTTCCCTGAGCACGCAGGAGCGCGATCTCCTCACGCTCAGCGAACGACAGGTAGCGTCCGGTTGGCGTGAACTTCAGGTCGAACGGCGGCATGCCGCCAGCGTTGCGGAACCACCGCTGACCGACCGCTTGCGCCACGCCGACCACGGCAGCAGCCTCGATGGGCAGCAACCCCTTGGCGATCTCGGCCCAGAACGCTGCCTCGACATGCCGCTGGAACTTCGGATGCCCAGGCGACCGAAGCTTCGGCCGCTCCGCCCGATCTGCTGCCTGCTGACGACGAACCATCTGACACCTCCGCGATCACGAGGTGTTGCGACGACCAGTTGAATCCGCCTTGACTGCCCCTGTCGCTGTGGACCACGCAGCCGGCGACGTCGCCGCGCATCGCGACAGCGTTCTCGAGCGCCTGAACTGCCAACCGGGACTTCATCCTCGAGTCGATCGAGTACCCCACGATCTTGCCGGAGCACGCGTCTTTGATTGCGCAGCAGTAGAGCTTGCCTTCAGCGGTTTTGTGCTCCGTGATGTCGACGAGCCAGAGCTGGTTCGGGGCATCGGCGGCGAAGACGTGCCGGGTTCGGCCGTCCTCGTCGACGACCGCGCACAGGTCGTCGTGGACCGGCGGTCCCGGCTTCTTGCCGTTACGGCCCCGCTTCTTCCCGAACGCGGACCACCAGCCGTTGCTCGACGCGATCCGCCACGCGGTGCGGTCCGACATCGCCTCACCCGCGTCGCGGGCCTCGTCCGCCAGCAGCCTGTGCCCGAACTCCGGGTCGTCACGGTGCGCGTCGAACAGCGCGTTCGCGCGATACGCCTCCACCACCTCACTCGGGGTGATGGGGTTCGCCAGCCACCGGTAGTAGGGCTGACGGGAGAGCTTGAGCACCCGGCACGTCACCGTCACAGGGATCCCTGCGGCGGCGAGCTCTGTCACGAGCGGGTAGAACCTTTTCCCGGCAGGTTCGCCTGCGACAGATACGCCGCCGCACGACGGAGGACCTCGTTCTCCTGCTCGAGGAGCCGGTTCCGCTTCTTCAGCTCACGGATCTCCGCGGCCTCGGTCCGCGACTGACCGGGCTTGGCACCTTCGTCGATGTCGGCGCGACGCATCCACTTCTGCAGCGTCATGGGGTGGACCCCGAAGTCTTTCGCGATCTGCTCGATCGTGACTCCGGGCTCGCGGTTCCTCGCGACACGCACGACGTCGTCACGGAACTCGGACGGGTAGGGCTTGGGCACAGCAACATCCTTCCAGGCCCACCCTGCGGGCAAGCCAGATCAGATGTCACCTATCCGTGCAGCAGTCCCAATCGTTGGCCTTGTCGTGACGATTCTTGATCGATCCCATCGCGGCGCGAAACTGGGTTGCAGTCAGCGTGGACAGGAGCGCGGTCGTTGCAGTCTTAAGGACACCCCGGTCGTAATCGTTGATATGGAACGACGCTTCCGTCGGCTCCGCCTCGATCTCGGACAGGATGGCCAGCGCAACGAGTCGAGCGATCTCAACGTGATGCTCTTCAACCGATGGGGTCCCGCTGCCCGCCCACTCAAAGTCCATGTACGCGATCGCCAGGTACGGTACCGAATCGCTAACTGACTTCACCTCGAGCATTCGTCGAAGCGCGGACTTACCGGTGCCGCGCGGCGAAAAGACGATCGTCGGTTCCGGAGCCGTCGGGTCGCCAAGCACGCTCGGAAAGTAGGGCGGAGGCACGAAGTAGTCTGCGAGATACTCCTCACGGTCGGAGTCCCAAGTCGCAAAAGGATCGGACGTGAAGCCGGCTCGGCTCATGATCGACGTACCTGTCACCCGGGGTCTCCACTCTGCCTGGATCGCTTCTCTCTCCTCAGGCTACCGACTGCGGACCAGATCAGTCCGGCCTTCGGGTGGGGAGTACGTGACCGCATGGCGGTGGCTCAGCGTGCGACGTCACTCATCATCCGCGCATGGTTGCCATGACATCCGCGATGGTCTCTGGATCGGTGAACCAGACGACTTCCAGGGCGGTCGTCAGCATGTCGATGAATCCTCCCTGTCCGGCCGAACGAAAGGAGTCGTATGTGCCGTCGTCGAGTAGCGGTCTGCCGGCGACGTCGCGCAGTCGACCGGCGGGAAGCTCGAGCGCGTATCCGACAGGCAGCCCCTCGCCCACCGCATCCTCCCAATATGGGTCCACGTAAACCCAATGGCCAGCAAATTCGCCGCGTCCGATGCGTCCAACGATCCCGACGGTCGGCCAAGTAGCAGGTAGCGGCACTCGGGGGTCGACGGCGAAATACTCATTAGGGTGTGACGAGCGAGATCGCATGGCTGAAGGGTACCGAGCCGACCGGGCACAAATGCTTTCTGCCGCCGAGCGAGAGTCCACAGGTCGCGCACGCTTGTCGGTCCTCGACCGGTCGTAGAGTGGTACCGTTTTACGTACTACTCAACGAGGGGTGTGCCACCATGTCCGCGATCACCGCGACCGAAGCGCGAAAGAGCCTGTTCGGGCTCATTCAGCAGGTCAACGAGGACCACACGACCGTTGAAGTCGTCTCCCGCCGCGGCAACGCTGTGATCATGTCCAAGGACGACTTCGACGCACTGACCGAGACGGCCTACCTCCTGCGCAACCCTGCGAACGCGGAGCGACTGCTCGAGGCTGTCGAGCGCGCACGCCGCGGCGAGTTTCAGCAGCACGACCTCCTTGACGCGTGACGCGATCGCTTGCCTTCGACCCGAACGGGTGGGAGGACTACGTCTACTGGCAGACACAGGACCGCAAGACGCTGAAGCGGATCAACCTGCTG carries:
- a CDS encoding transposase, with the protein product MPKPYPSEFRDDVVRVARNREPGVTIEQIAKDFGVHPMTLQKWMRRADIDEGAKPGQSRTEAAEIRELKKRNRLLEQENEVLRRAAAYLSQANLPGKGSTRS
- a CDS encoding type II toxin-antitoxin system Phd/YefM family antitoxin; amino-acid sequence: MSAITATEARKSLFGLIQQVNEDHTTVEVVSRRGNAVIMSKDDFDALTETAYLLRNPANAERLLEAVERARRGEFQQHDLLDA
- a CDS encoding IS30 family transposase; translated protein: MVRRQQAADRAERPKLRSPGHPKFQRHVEAAFWAEIAKGLLPIEAAAVVGVAQAVGQRWFRNAGGMPPFDLKFTPTGRYLSFAEREEIALLRAQGSGVREIARTIGRDPGTISRELRRNAAVRYGSRGYRASVAQWKADMAAKRPKAAKLVTNARLHAYVHERLSGQITTPDGKIIVGPEPPRFTGINKPHRKHRGWSTAWSPEQISNRLKVDFPDDESMRISHEAIYQSLYIQGRGALKRELVWCLRTGRALRAPRERSRRKTWAHVTPGTLISERPPEAEDRAVPGHWEGDLLIGLERSAIGTVVDRMTRFTMLVHLPREEGYRHKETPKNGPALAGYGAITMKNALANTMSTLPTQLARSLTWDRGKEMSAHATFTVETGIPVFFADPQSPWQRGTNENTNGLLRQYFPKGTDLARWSAEDIEAVAHALNTRPRKSLGWKTPAEAFNEQLLLLQQAGVATTG
- a CDS encoding IS1380 family transposase; this translates as MQFKHAPAGVSAVFDDPNLVSAAGLVPMLRLARSAGLDELARERLSVPADKGANAGAKVMALVAGMLAGADSIDDMNLLRHGGIGRLFDRTYAPSTLGSFLREFRFGHVRQLDAVASRVFANLAVNAPLLRAGDGERVMVDLDDTIIEVHGYQKQGAGFGYSGVRGLNALLATASTTSSAPVILGQRLRQGKTGSPKGAARIVGDALATLRRTGVAAGTRPLLRADSAFYGHATVGTAITAGADVSVTVRMDPAVKAAIATIPDDAWTMIEYTDSIRDETTGQLISKAEVAEVPFTAFRSRKKAEQVAGRLVVRRVPDLNPRQVQQPTLFDVWRHHAFFTTTAKDVMDTVAADKTHRGHAIIEQVHADLKAGPLAHLPSGVFTANSAWLVLAVIAFNLTRTAGVIADRVGRLARATTATIRRTLINVPARLARSARRITLHLPEAWPWEHAFTQLFKITHAPPPTVTT